ctcctcccagcccctggaaaccacaattttactttcaatctctataggtttgcctattttggacatttcatatcaataaaatcatacaatacgtggtcttttgttactggcttctttcacatggcacgtttttgagattcatccatattgtagcatgtatcactactttattcctttttattgctgagtaacattccacagaatagatatattatttttttttaaagattggcacccgagctaacaactgttgcctatcttctttttttttttctgctttatcttccccaaccccccgtacacagttgtatatcttagttgcaggtctttctagttgtgggatgtgggacgctgccttaacgtggcctgacaagcggtgccatgtccgcgcccaggagccgaaccctgggccgccgcagcggagtgcgcgaacttaaccactcagccacagagcaaGCCCCtagatatattattttatttatccatttttttatttacccattcatcagttgatggacattttggttgtttccactttttggttattatgaataaagctgctatgaacattcgtgtacaagttttgtgtagacatatgtttttatttctctcggGTATAAACCCAGGACTTGAATTcctgggtcatatagtaactctatgtttaagtttttgaggatgtgccaaactgtttttcaaagtgtctgcaccattttacatttctaccagtggtgtatgagtgttccaattTCCTCACTCATATAGTTTTGATAAAGGGAAAAAGCGTAGTGAGTGGAAAGTGTATGGGACTGGAATTTTAATTTGTGTTCTGCACTCAACTACACCTTACCGCTAAAGCCAATTAGCTTTTCCAGCCCTCAGTTTCCTAAGATCCCTTCCAGTTCTCTAATTCCTTGAGCATCTCATGAGGGGAGGTAAGCGTTGCTACAAGCATTCAGGCAAATCTGGGTAAACAAGGGGAATGTGATAGGATGTAAGATTAGATTCAGGTTGGATTAGATGATGTGGAAAATCCTTTCTGATCCTAAAAATCCATAATTCTATTTTGTGATTATATAGTTAGCAACACAGTGAGCTAACAGAAATATAGTACTGCACCTTTTCTCGTCATCAGTGTATTTAAGACCAAAGTACtgatattatttctataattacaTGGCACTGCCTTTTCATTCATGAAATAACCTTTCAGCTGTATAGCTATGTAGCCCTGAAAATGACTTAATAATGTTTCAATTTTAAGCAATTTGtttaattgaagtataaattATGTACGGCAAattttacccttttaaagtgtacagttctgtgagttttgacaaatgaatacagctgtgtaactatcaccacaatcaaggtataGAGCAGTTCCATCGTCCCCCAAAATTTCCTCGTGCTCCTTTGTGGTCagctctgcccccagcctctgaTCAGTTTTTTATCCCTATAGTTTTGTCTCTctgagaatgtcatataaatggaatcatatagtatgtaacctcttgagtctggcttctttcacttagcatggtaCATTTAAGATTCATCCGTGTTGCTACATGTACACGAGTTCCTTTTTATtaccgagtagtattccattatacggATGTACCACATTTGTTGCTCAATTCACCAGTCgaaggacatttgtgttgtttccaattttggtcattatgaataaagctaccatAAACATTTGCATACAGGGTTTTgagtgaacataagttttcattccacttgggtgaatacctaggagtgggattgctgaatcatatggaaATTGTATAttaaactttataagaaattgcaaaACTATTTTGCAAAGTGGCAATGCCattttgcagtcccaccagcaatgtatgagagatccagttgctctgcatcctcaccgacacttggtatggtcagttttcaaaaaattttagccattctaataggcatgtAGTGGTATTTCATCATGATTTAATTTacacttccctaatgactagtgattttgagcatttttccatgtacttatttgccatccgtATATTTTCCTTGGTGAAGTgtttattaaaatcttttgcctattttttactgggttatttgttttcttattattgagttttgagagttctttatatatcctggatataaGTCCCTTGTCAtatatgtgttttgcaaacattttttttcccaattaatgaCTTGtcttttcttaacagtgtcttttgaggaagaaaagtttttgattttgataaaagtctgattttcaattttttcttttatggattgtgtttttggtttCACATCTacgaaatctttgcctaaccaagattacaaagattttctccactgttttcttctagagtttttagacttttggattttatttttaggttctgtgatccattttgagttaattgttatATATGGTGCAAGGTATGggagattctttttattttttttacatatggatgtccaattgttccagcaccagttgttgaaaagactatcttttctatattgaattgcctttgcacctttgtcaataTACACATGTCTATTTTTGAaccctctgttctgttccattggtttatatgcCTAGTAAACACTGCTTTCTGTTTGAATGTAGTTGAGTATGAAGAAGCAGCCAAGAGAATGGACTTaggagccagactgcctaggtCTGAGACTCAGCTCAAGCACTTactaactctgtgaccttgggcaagttatttggcCTCATGCTGCTGGAAGCCATGATAGAGATAATGATAGTACATACCCctcatagggatgcataaatctctttgaactgttgatttccCATATGTGGTGTCTTACCATttaattctaagtatttttagattttgattatgatttcttctttaacccatgACTTATTAgcagtgtgtttttaaaattttttgaataggcaaagatttttaaaagtatctttttttaattaacttctaACTTAGTTGCATGTTGGTCCACTATCATGACCTGTAagttatttgttatttaaaatttgttgaggctttctttatgatttagtacatgattttaaaaaactctttaatGTGTGcttaagaagaaaatgtgagtATACTTATTGGATGCAGAACTCAAGCTTATTCATCGTGTGGTTGAgatcttctatatttttgttgattttatttttttactccacTTGACCGATCAATAATTGAGAGAAACAGCATTCGAAGACACTCCTTAGATTTTAATTCACCAGTTCTGAGGGTTTGGAGAGGTCCAGAATGACTGTCAAAGTTAGTCCCCACGTGTTTTTCTCAGCTCTTCACCAACTCAGGGTTTCTGCCCTGCCCTGCGTTTACTCCCAGGGAAGTCTAGACCAGAGGTCTGAGTCCCAGCAGGTGTGGGGGAAGCACTATTGTCTCAAGATTTGGGAGGGGGAGAAGCTAGAGCAGAAATCTCAGGTGTTCCTTTACTATTGTATCCTCCCACACCCCACCACAGGGGTGTCTCAGAGTTTCCCCttttcttggtgttttccttACTTGGTCCCTTTGGGGTTGATCTTGGGCAACGGGGAGCCAGCAGCAACACTGGCCCTTTATATATGTACGTCACCTGTAAACTCCTAGAAATGAAATCGCTTGAACACATCTTCCCACATTAAACCTGTGTTGCCTCCtgtgttttccattttgtgtgtgtggcacTACCAACATCCAATCACATAAGCCAGAGCAATGTTTTTTCAAACCTGTGAGTGGGATAATAGAAGGTATTAAGGGGCTTAACACAAAATAAgggtaaatattattttgtgaaacttttgtttcattgGTACACGGACATGCACAAATACTCTTAAGTATGTGTACTGGACTGTGCTGAAGAATGTACTAGTGTGGATTGTGGTCAAAAAGGTTGAAAAACACTCGACTAGAGAACTAGGAATCATTTTTGATCCATCCTTCGGCCTTACCTCCTACAGCCATTGAATTACCAAATCTGCCGATTCTACTTCctcaatatttcttaaatttatcccattttcctcttccctgctaACCACTGCTCTAGTTCCAGCCTTTTCTGGACAACTGCAACAGCGTCTCGGATCTGCGATCCACTTTTCCTTATTCCCATCAGAATAATCTTCctgaaatgtaaattatttaaatccTCCTGTGGCACCCTATTGCCCATGGATAACTTCCAAGCTTTATACTGTGGCCCCCACCTACCTCTCTAGCTTTTTCTGCTCCCATTCCAGTGTCACCGGTCACACCAGTTTTCCTCACCCTCCCTgaagagttttattttcctcctcctttcacttTTGCCTGGCGTGCGAAGGGAGGGTTCTTTACTCCCACCCCTTTTACCTGGTGAACTCCAGCTTATTCATTCTCACTTCATACGGGAAGTCTTATACCCCCACGTCCCCCGCCCCAGGTGTTCCTCTTCTGTATTTCCAGAATATTCTGGGCATTTCTCATTACACAGTCAAGTGGTTTTTAAATGATCTGTTTAGGTTAGTGTTTACTTCTTTTATGGAAAGAACTGGTCGTATTCATTTCAGTGCCTAAAACAATGTCTGGCTCATACTGGGTGTTCAAATGTTGGTTGAATAACTGAAGATCCAGAAAGCTGAAGTGCCTTTTTCAAGATCATGTTGCTCAGAGGTGACAAAATTGAGACTGGAAAACAAGTGCCTCTTTTATTGCCTCGTGCTACAGACCAGTACCCCTTCTAGTACATTATGTAAAACTGGATAAGTACATTTATTGTGCAATATTGAATAAGTCACTTTAAGCTAGTTTGCTAATAATTACGATGATTAAATTatcctttgtaaaaaaaaaatcggggggctggccttgtggctgagtggttaagttcgcgcgctctgctgcaggcggcccagtgtttcgttggttcgaatcctgggcgcggacatggcactgctcatcaaaccacgctgaggcagcgtcccacatgccacaactagaaggacccacaacgaagaatatacaactatgtaccagggggctttggggagaaaaaggaaaaaaataaaatcttaaaaaaaaaaatcgggtTTTTGCATACTGTATCTCTGGGAGCCTGTTTCTGGTGCATAAAGTTTTGCATGAAATTTAATATTTGCAAACAGGTAAAACAGTGGAAGTGAATACAAAAATAATGTGGAAAAATCaaaatggcctttttttttttttttttaagattttattttttcctttttctccccaaagccccccagtacatagttgtatatttcttgttgtgggttcctctagttgtggtatgtgggacgctgcctcagcgtggtttgatgagcagtgccatgtccgcgcccaggattcgaaccaacgaaacactgggccgcctgcagcagagcgcacgaacttaaccactcggccacggggccagccccaaaatggcCTTTTAATGACTATATTTTGAGATGccagttaaaatttaaaaaaataatgtgacaGATTCCAGGCATACCGTTTAAAAGATTATGTGAGCTTTAGTTTGGAATATCTAGTAGATGCAAGTTCTGACATATAGTGATTCTTGTGCTTTCAGGTTCTTCCATTTTCTGTAATGTGTTGCAGAAATCAGTCAGGGTTTAGAAACTAAGACCCATGCCTCAATTTatggaagaacagagaaatatatttcaggggctggcccagtggcgtaatggttaagtttgcgtgctctgcttcagcggcccagggtttgcaggttcagatcctgggcacggacctagcactgctcgtcaagccacgctgttgcggcatcccacataaaatagaggaagattggcacagatgttagctgaatgacaatcttcctcaagcaaaaagaggaagattggcaacagatgttagctcagggccaatcttcctcacacaaaaaagagagaagttataTTTCAATCTGGGTGTATTTCCAATTTCAGAAGTTTTAAAGAAgcagaagttattttaaaagtgaagcaTCAGAAAAAGGGTCAGAGCTGAAATATTCCTTAATATTATCCATTAtgctgtgtatatgtgtgagaaTTTCGCTAATTGTTTCAAAAAAGTGCTTTTACGATTGATATGTTGAAACAGGATCCAAACACTGTCCGCACATTGTTTGGCTGATATGTTATTGAGTCTTTATCTATAATAGTTCCCTCTCCCTTTCACCCCCGCCCATGCCTTTtctttattggaaaaaaaaatttgcactGTTCATTTTCTTACTATGTCGCAAAGTCAGTGAAAGTAGGAACGTATTATTCTAGCACTAAGAATTGGGCCTGGCACCCAATAGACATTTAATTGGTATCTGTTGAATAATGTTAATAATACTCAAGGTGTGTGTTTTGTCTCTGCAGGTTGATCCGAAAGACTACCTGCTGAGTGGCCTGAAGGATGAAACAGTAGGCCGCTTACCTGGGAAAGTGGCAGGGCAACAGTTTCTCATTCAAGACTGTGAGAACTGTAACATCTATATTTTTGATCACTCTGCTACAGTCACAATTGATGACTGTACTAACTGCGTAATCTTTCTGGGACCCGTGAAAGGCAGTGTGTTTTTCCGAAATTGCAGAGATTGCCGATGCGCGTTAGCCTGCCAGCAGTTTCGTGTGCGGGATTGTAGAAAGCTGGAAGTCTTTTTGTGCTGCGCCACTCAGCCCATCATTGAGTCTTCCACAAATATCAAATTTGGCTGTTTTCAATGGTACTACCCTGAATTAGCTTTCCAGTTCAAAGATGCAGGGCTAAGTATCTTCAATAATACCTGGAGTAACGTTCATGACTTTACACCTGTGTCAGGAGAACTCAACTGGAGCCTTCTTCCAGAAGATGCTGTAGTTCAAGACCGTGTTCCTCTGCCTACCACCGAAGAGCTCAAGGCTGTCCGCATTTCCACAGAAGGCAACAGAAGTATCGTTCCAGTATCCAGGGGTCAGAGACAGAAGAGCAGTGATGAATCATGCTTAGTGGTATTATTTGCTGGCGATTATACTATCGCAAATGCCAGGAAACTAATTGATGaggtaaggagagagagaagagaaacagacatACAACTAGATAGAAACACACCGCTTTCCAAgaacttccatttttttcaaattggcTGTTAGAAATACAGGCAATCCTTAAGTTATAGTCCTCTGCTCCCTACAGATTTATCTGTAAGATAAATCTTACAGAGGTTGCTTAGGCcccaaaatattttcccaaagaaactttttaaaaatataattcaattcagtaagcatttattaagcacttactatgtgcaagTTACTCTGTTATCATATTTCATTGATTAGAGGATGCCcatttgttttccacattttcaCTTATCTGAAATGCATCCTACAAGTGACAGCAACTTAGAGCTGATGAAATATAGTATCTCCTGGAGGTGGAGAGACACAGACAAAATTCTCTGCCTTCAAAGAACTTGTGTTCTTCATAATAAATGATTTCCATGGAAGCTCACAAAAGTAGCACTGCATAGTAAGGCACAGCCTTTTATAATGATTTAGTGAGGAAATTTATTTGGAGTTTTCATTGGTTAGGAGGTAGCAAAGACATTTAGGAATAGGACCCCCTTTTGACTATGAGAGCCACCTCCACAttgctttccttattttcctttgcCCTATTGCCAAGGAGGGGAGGTTGGTGCGGAAGAATGAGGTGGGAGCTGGGATAGCAGAGGTTGTGGGCTCCTGAGCAGGGGCGTGTGGTGAGTTCGTGAGTGTAGAAAGGTTCTCTGGGTTCTTTTCTCAAGCAGCTTCCACTTGAAAAATAACTGGGGCCGTAGAGGTCAGGGGCTCCAGCAGCAGCGGTTGCTGTGTTGCTGGGCGCTCCCGCGGAGAGGCAGCAGAAGGATGCCTTGATCATCCATTAATCAGACGTTCTTCAGGAGGAGTCTGTTCgagtttaaaaatcaaacttcCAGAAATGGAGAAGTGAATGGAAAACTCATCAAgtcttttttaatggatttttaaaaagttgtaacaGTTCTGTCAAAAGGAATGGttttaggaaaaaaactaaaaatgactaCCTCTCTATAGCTCTACATTCTACAAGGTAGAAAACCCATGTCTGAAATCTATAGAGTATATCTGAGGTCTAGTTTTCAAAAACAACAGAAGCCAAGGTATCATTTTCAgactttgatattttctttttttattatgcCAATCTGATAAAAACATGCTGTGAATGTGGTAAGACATGAAAACCGTGCTTCTGGCCTTTGAGCTGTTGAATCACATGCTAATGCAACATCTGAGAGGTGATATTTTCATTATACTAtgaggtgattttttaaaaaagatctacGTACAGTTTTCAAAAGACGTAACTATTCAGGCTAAACCCCTTTTTGGTAGGTAGTGAGGAGTGGATGTAAAGAATATGtagcatatttaaagaaaaaaaccatcaAAACAAGCTGTCTTCCTTCTTGAGTCATCAGATGTTCTTCACCTTTTAACTTTTGGTATCTGACGTGTGAAATGGCAGTGTTGTGTGCACTTGAAAGCAACATGACCAGGAAGAATGATATTCTTTAGATGTCCTTCTAgattacaaaataattaaaaacaaacaaaactctaacaacaacaacaacaataatagctaacatttatacaGTGTTACTATATACCAGACACTGTTGTAAGGGATTTAAATGGATTAACTCACTTAATTCAGGATAACCTATGAAATAGGTACCATTATTCCCcttttcacagataaggaaaatgagccacagagagggtaagtaaccttcaaaaggtcactcagctggtaaACAGCAGAGCCATGATTTAAATCCAGGGCAGTCTCGCTTTGTAGGCCACAGTCTTAACCCTTAAGCATGCTGCTACCATGCTGCCTCCGTGGTGAAGGGAAGTTGATAAAAGCCTGGTGGAACAGGAATGTGATCCAAAGTATGTGGAGTCAAGGCAGCTACTACCCTCCAGCCTAGAAAGAAAAGCCCTGGGACTTTCTGGCTACAGTTATCCTATCTAATTCTGAAATCGGAATTAaggaatgaaaagagaagaaaaggccaAGTACCTGTGAAGAGGGTATCAAATGTGCTGAAAGACCAGTGACTTACATATTAAGAGAGAGgttacaaagttttttttaattctttttttccttcttaagctTGGCGCCcgagctaacatgttgccaatcttggtttgtttgtttcttcttcttctccccaaagcccccagtacatagttgtgtattctagctgtaggtccctctggttgtgctatgtgggacgctgcctcagcgtggcctgatgagcggtgcaaggtctgcgcccaggatccgaaccggccgcccaagtggagcgcaggaacgtaaccactcagccacggggctggccccaagattacgtgttttttaaaaaatgaagctcGAGTTCCCAGGAAAATATGTGTAGAAGCTAGTTAATTCTGAGATGGAAAAATGAAACTTGAGTCTCATTTCATAACACAAATAGCTTAGGATAGCTTAGACTGGAACTGTGGTTGCTAACTCTGCTTTTGTTAAACCCTAGGAGTATCACAGAATTTTGTTTCACGTTTTCATAAATTAAACTTatcataatgtttttttttttttgagataggAAGTATAAAACTTAAGAGAGTAGGAAGTCCAGAAAAGCTGGGTAAAGCAGAGCACATTCCCTTGGGAGTCAAGAGAAGttactgggcctcagttttctcacctaaaaCTCAGATTTCTTGCAGGCTCTTACCTGCATCACAGATACGCACAGGAAAATTAGAGTAAAAGTATGCACAATTGTTTGGAAGTAAAATATTGCATAATTTAAGTTGGGTAGTTACCACTATTTTCTAGTCTTTAAAAGTAGAAGAATTTTCATGAaaaagagtctcttcaacaatCTGCAGTGATATATCAAAACAGATATAGTTTTCATAGTTCCTTATTTGTTTTTAGGTAACGGCATTTTGAATTAATCATCTTTTGTCAGTTTATGTGTCTGATTATAAAGTGAGAGGTAACGAGCTGTCTAGAAAATTAGAAGCAGATGTAGGattgtttctgatattttaagTAACTTTGCAGTCATCATCTGGCAGTGATGTCCGTGTAATTTTCTGCTActtttttatgtatgtttcttttttctgaggcaGCATTGAGGGCTTTGAAAACAGATTTAAGTTTGATTCCAATTTGATGGAATGGTATGGAATAATGTAGCCATAGAATGAAATACTGTCAACCATTAAAACTGATTTTATAGTAGAATTGCTGGAAAATGTTCACAATCAAGTAAGTGAAAATCTGTAGAATATTATGTAAGTATCTGATTCTTTTTTAAGTAGAtaagtctggggctggcccagtagcacagtggttaagttcgcatgttccgctttggcggcctggggttcgccagttcggatcccgggtgcggacatggcaccgcttgtcaagccatgctgtggtaggcgtcccacgtataaagtggaggaagatgggcacggatgttagctcagggccagtcttcctcagcaaaaagaggagaatctacagcagatgttagctcagggctaatcttccttaaaaaattaaataaagtaggTAAGTCTGGAAAATTATAtatactaaaatgttaacagttatgGTTATTCTTAGGAAGTGGATTAAgagcagagttttcttttttgtggttctATGGATTttacaatgaacatgtattatttctgtaatgggggaaaaagaaaactgggagAGTAAAAGGAAGTACACCGATATGGGCAGTGGCATCCTTGAGTGGTAGCACTTTGGttgatatttctttgttttcaaatgttcTGTATTGAGCctatgttacttttataattaaaacccCAAGAGGCtttgctaaaaaaaattaattggttGAATgactttgcattttttaaaactacttccataattattttaaaaattaatatgtactTATTGTAGAAAACTgtagaaataagtttaaaaataatccataatgtACCTTGAATAGTCTTTTtaggaataatttttaatttatttagtctATAATCAGATTAATTGGGTTTGAATCACAGCTCTGTTACTTaatagttgtgtgaccttgggcaggttccttaaccactctgtgccttagttttcttgtctataaaatgagagtaGTAATAGGTACCTCACCTGAGGGCTAAATGTGTTATACACGCAAAGTGCACaaaactgcctggcacatagtaactgctCCATAAATGTAATCTATTGTTATTGTGCTACACTGTATACATGTGTATCGTGCTTTTTAAGATTAACATTATCATGTAAGCTTTTCCCCATCTTATTTGTTATATTTGATGAACTATGATACTTTATCATGTAAATGTACtgtaatttacttaaccattctcCTCTCATTGGACATTTGCAGTATCACCAAACTAAAGCTTCCATCTGTTAGTTTCagtcaaagaaaatttttaagtatgttttaaattttgagggATAATTCACATTTGTTGGACTCTAATCTTAACAGTAGGCATTGCAGTACTAATTCTTAACCAGAACCACCCATCTGGAAGGAAGAACCCCGTATATGTGGAAACATGTTAGAGCAAACACCCTGAATGAGAGTCATCGCTAAAACAAAAAGCAGCAGGCTGTGTTGCGT
This DNA window, taken from Equus przewalskii isolate Varuska chromosome X, EquPr2, whole genome shotgun sequence, encodes the following:
- the RP2 gene encoding protein XRP2; translation: MGCFFSKRRKAEKEPKKTEGGEKPPKQYSWDQREKVDPKDYLLSGLKDETVGRLPGKVAGQQFLIQDCENCNIYIFDHSATVTIDDCTNCVIFLGPVKGSVFFRNCRDCRCALACQQFRVRDCRKLEVFLCCATQPIIESSTNIKFGCFQWYYPELAFQFKDAGLSIFNNTWSNVHDFTPVSGELNWSLLPEDAVVQDRVPLPTTEELKAVRISTEGNRSIVPVSRGQRQKSSDESCLVVLFAGDYTIANARKLIDEMVNKGFFLVQTKEVSMKAEDAQRVFREKAADFLPLLNKGPVIALEFNGDGAVEGCQLIVNETFNGTKMFVSESKETASADVDSFYNFADIQMGI